Within Sorangiineae bacterium MSr11367, the genomic segment GCTGAATGGCGCCCCCGTAGGCCTGGACGACCTCTCCATCCTGGGGCGCGTTCCTTATGGCCACTACACGATGATGCAGGTGCGTGACGCCGGTGTGCGCGGGCTCGGGCTGCATCTCAGGCGCCTGCAGGAGAGCACGCGGGAGCTGCTCGGTTGCGAGATCGATCCGGACGAGGTACGTCGCCACATGCGCCGTGCGCTCGGCGCGGGCACGGAGGCGACGATGCGCGTCAACGTGTTCCCGCGGAATATGGATTGGCTCGCCCGCCGGGGAGCCCCCACCGAGGTGGACTACCTCGTGACCGTCGGCGCGCCGCGCGAGCCATCCGGGATCACGCCGCGCGTGCGAACGACGCGCTTCGAGCGCTTCTTGCCGTCGGTGAAGCACATTGGCATTGGCCTGGGCGTCATGCAGCATGGGCGCCGGGCCATCGCGGAAGGGTGGGATGACGTCTTGTTCCTCGATGCCGACGGTCGCGTCCTCGAGGGTTCCGTGTGGAACATTGGATTCTTCGACGGGGCGCGCATCGTCTGGCCGAACGCTCCTGCGCTCCCGGGCATTGCCATGCAGCTCGTGCAGCTCGGTCTCGCGAAACGTCATATCCCCTCCGAAACGCGTGAGGTGCACATCGAGGAGATTTCCTCGTTCCAATGCGCCTTCCTCACCAATACGGTCCAAATCGTCCAACCCATTGCGCGCATCGACGACACGGCATTTACCGCCGCACCGGACTTGATGGCCACGTTGACGAAATGCCATCAGGAGCATCCTCTCGAGCGTTTGTGAGTCGCTGGTTGACGATGTGTCGCCCGAATGGGTGACATCGATTTTCGTAAAGCAATGACATTGTCCGAAATGCTGCCGTCTCTCTTTCACCAAAGGAGCCACTGCCATGCAATTCGTTCGATCGTCCGTTGCCGTTCTCGTATGCCTACTCGTCGGGTGCGCCGCCGATCCCGAGACGTCGGAACCGACCGACGTCCAGGTCCAAGAAAGCGTATCTCAGCAGGCGCCCATCTGCCCGCTCAAGTGGACCTGCGATTCGGGCCGCTACTACGGCACGAAGGCCCAGTGCGAGACCGCCTGCGGTGTCGGCGCGTGTTACCGCGATTACGCGTGCACGGGAGGGTGCGTTTGTCCCTGATTCGCACCGCGTGAAGATCGGGTACGCTGCTCGCCATGGGCGGTGCAGGCGACCTTCACTATCAACGACAGGGTTCCGGCGAACCGCTGGTGCTCATTCACGGCATCGGTAGTCGCCATGGGGTGTGGCGGCCGGTGGTGGAGCAGCTCGCGCTCGAGCGGGAGGTCTTCGCCATCGACCTGCCCGGTTTCGCCGAATCACCCGCTCTGCCATCCGGGACGCCGTCGAGCGTGCTCACACTGACCGACGCGGTGGAAGCGTGGATACGAGCCATGGGGCTCGATCGCCCGCACGTCGCGGGCAATTCGCTCGGGGGGGCCATCGCGCTGGAGCTCGCGCGCCGCAATGCCGTGCGCTCGGCCGCGGCGCTGTCGCCGGCGGGGTTCTGGATCGCCATCGAGAACACGTACGCGCGGTTCGTCTTGAAGACGGCGCGCTCGTTGGGGCGGCGCGCGCGTCCTCTGGCACCGACGCTTGCCCATTCGAAGCTGGCGCGAGGCCTTCTCGCCGGGCCGTTCGTCGCGCACCCTTCGCGGTTGGACCCCGACGAGGCGCTGCTCGATCTGGCCGCATTCCTCGATGGTCCCGCGTTCGACGAGACGCTCGACCGCACGCGGAAATACTACTTTGCCAACGGCCACGAGCTTCGCGTGCCTGTCACCATCGCGTG encodes:
- a CDS encoding aminotransferase class IV, which encodes MDRYELNGAPVGLDDLSILGRVPYGHYTMMQVRDAGVRGLGLHLRRLQESTRELLGCEIDPDEVRRHMRRALGAGTEATMRVNVFPRNMDWLARRGAPTEVDYLVTVGAPREPSGITPRVRTTRFERFLPSVKHIGIGLGVMQHGRRAIAEGWDDVLFLDADGRVLEGSVWNIGFFDGARIVWPNAPALPGIAMQLVQLGLAKRHIPSETREVHIEEISSFQCAFLTNTVQIVQPIARIDDTAFTAAPDLMATLTKCHQEHPLERL
- a CDS encoding alpha/beta fold hydrolase yields the protein MGGAGDLHYQRQGSGEPLVLIHGIGSRHGVWRPVVEQLALEREVFAIDLPGFAESPALPSGTPSSVLTLTDAVEAWIRAMGLDRPHVAGNSLGGAIALELARRNAVRSAAALSPAGFWIAIENTYARFVLKTARSLGRRARPLAPTLAHSKLARGLLAGPFVAHPSRLDPDEALLDLAAFLDGPAFDETLDRTRKYYFANGHELRVPVTIAWGTRDYLLLPQQARRARRLLPDARHVSLRGCGHMPMGDDPKQVLDVLLSH